AGGTGAGCCAAAGTTTCCTCATTTATATGTTCATAAATAGTATGCTAcctgtcacggacttagtcttttcctaagctcgtgcgacacttagacaagtcaagacccttgatcttgctaagtcaaccCTACTCCCGATACTTAGTTTTCTAGGATAAGATGCTCACGACTTGGAAGCTTTAGAAGACGTAATAGGTAAcacttaaagaatggaagctttgtTGCTCAAAGGAAGCCTTACAAGTGCTTTGGAATTCATTTGCTTgcttaggaagtgatttgggtggtgcctttgccaaatgagggtctcacctatttataggcaccttaggaAGTTTTTGGAACCTTGGAAGGTTCCTTATAActcaagaataatctagaacatcctacacaattctatgtacaagtctaggtacaagaatatacaagagatccctagaattttctagaaagccttggactcttCTCATGCCTttcaccatagtgtagagatgcgTGGACATCTTTAGATATCTTTAGAACTTTCCACacacttcccaccaatggcttagtgtagatgccTCTAGGagtctcctgaagcttcctgccTTCTATATAACCCctatggggagggtcatttgaaacATCTTATGACATATCGCTCAATAATCACTAGAATGAATGTTCTTCTGTTTCATGTCAATTTGTGTCTTGATGAAcatagaaatattagaaaacccatttatttgaaagttttatTAAGTTCCTTGGAAACTGAACAAACCTGTTTCCCAAAAGAAGGGTGAGGGGGAAGTTTGCAGATCTCTATGATATAAAAATTGGTGGTTTGCAAGTAATTAAACTTGCTTTCGGATgacattttgttttttagtaGAAAGGGTGGTATGGTTATCATGGTTGAAATGGGTTCTTGTCAGTTAGGAAGTGTGCTGGTAGTCTATGAAGGATGCATGAGAAttgctttttccttttccttctctgTAAAGGGTGATTGGAAGCCTTTTTTCTTCCTGTTCTTTATAGATGGAGCttgttttagttatttttatgagCGGTTATGTGATCTGATCGTCTACCTGTTATCTAATCAATGGGCTAGTAAAAAAATATCGCCATTCTTATGATAAGCATGGAATCTGTTGGATTTCTGTTTTTTGAACTGTCCATAAAAATGTAACCATTTTAGAGTGGTGATTTGATTTACTCTAAGAGATATCTGATTGTGTGCAAAGTTGATATTGAATATCTCAATTAATTCTGTCATTTATTCCTCATGAGCTGATAATCCCTTAATTCCTGAGGCTAATACATGTGGACagttatgttttcatttttggttCAACAACAAATATCGCCATTCCTATGATAAGCATGGAATCTGTTGGATTTCTGTTTTTTGAACTGTCCATAAAAATGTAACCATTTTAGAGTGGTGATTTGATTTACTTTAAGAGATATCTGATTGTGTGCAAAGTTGATATTGAATATCTCAATTAATTCTGTCATTTATTCCTCATGAACTGATAATCCCTTAATTCCTGAGGCTAATACACGTGGacagttttgtttttatttttgttcaacAACAAATACTGAAGAAAGTTGATTCTGAGGAACCTTCTTGCTGTGATATTATAGTAATTTGAAAGCAGCGATCTGGTTTATACTAATAGTAGATCTCTGTGTACATCCTTTGTCAATTCCTGATAAAGGGATCATTCACTGAATGCTTGAATTAAACATACATGGATGGTTTGTTATTTTGTTGGTTGAACTGCAGATATCCAAGAAAGTTGAATCTGAAGACTGCTAATGTATCATATGGTGGAGGAAATCGAGTGGAGGGCTATCTCCATTGAAAATCACCAAAACCAAACTTGAGGAAAAAGGAACGGTGGAACCAAtagaagttgattcaacatgcCCTCCCTGTTGCATGATTTAGGCTGCCCTGCAATTGAAATTTTCTACTGACTGGATCCTTTCTTGGAGATCCCTCTGAGATAATACCCTTTTGGAATGGTGTGAGTTCCATACTCATCTGACCAATTTTGTAACTTTAAGAATCATTTTGACATCCTCGCGGGTCATCTTTGTCTATGAGGCGAAAGCAAGGTTTCTAGCTGATGTATTGCCTCTTGGTGCATCTTGTCATGTGCAGATGTGTATGCTACCTATCTCTATGCCAACAGTTAATTATACATGTTACTATTTGCTCTCATTTTTGTAATTACGAGTCGTGTATATATCATGCATTTCTTTGATATTTGACACTTAAATTCTTGTGAATAAGCTGTTGGTTTCCTTTTGTTCCTAGTTTTCCCAATTTCATCCATATTATGGGAAAAAAGGCTACCATCCTCCTTTTTAATTGCATAACTTACTCCCTGGAGGCACCATCTTGTGACAGTTTGAAATTATGTCTTTGATATAAACTGGCATTTTATCAATACGATCCTAGTCAACTTTGGTTTCTCTACACTATATCTAATatttgttgagaaaaaaaaaaaagtgaattagataaactaaaggactaatgaaTGATAAAGCTTAGTGCAAAATAAAGTGagagttttctaaaaatttatttaatatttttatgccGGGCTATCTTGCCTCGCACAAGCTCCGCCTGTTACATTTTTAAAACAGACCACTTCATACTGTGAACCGCTGAAATGCAACGAAATTAGCTTGGCAGAAGGGGCGTTGGACTCAGTTTAGAAATCCAGGGTCTGGATCGGAGGGTGCAGGTGCATTTCCCATTCTTGTGGTGGCGCAGTAGCTAAGCTCTCTCTCTCATATCACCAAACTCGATATTTTTGAGAGGGGAAAATGCTAATGTCACATTCACCACAAATAACTGGAGATATACTGACCTACACGTGGCTAAGTTTAAGGAGATGGTTTTGTACTGCAACTTGTGGAGTAGAATACCACGGCGCTGCACCTCTGACCTGCTCTTTATAAGACTGATTTCACCACTGTGTTGGGTGTGTGGATGGTGTAAGAGTGACTGAAGACATGGCGATCGAGGTGAGGCTCTCTCTTCTTAATAGTAGATTAAGATtgtggattatttttttttttataaacttttctTGAGAGTTTTGATGAAGCAGGCATGGTTTATGGAAGAGAACGATGAGGATCAGAGGCTGCCTCATCATCGCAACCCCAAACAGTTCGTTTCTTTGGACCACTTGGCaggtttttctctctcttctctccaCTCTCTACTCCATACTTTGTTACTGTACAAATCGTTATTTCAATTGGACTGGGGATTTTTCAGATCTGGGAGTGTTATACTGGAAATTGAACCCTAAAGATTACGAGAACGATCAGGAATTGAAGGAGATCAGAGAATCCCGAGGCTACAACTACATGGTTTTCactttttccttcaaaaacaacttgttttctttttaatgtaTTGTAtctaatttttagaataaagagTAATGTTTGGTTTGCGGGGTGAAGGATTTGCTGGATTTATGTCCAGAGAGAGTGGAGAATTACGAAGAGAAGCTGAAGAACTTCTACACGGAGCACATACACGGGGACGAAGAGATACGTTACTGTCTGGAAGGAAGCGGATATTTCGACGTTCGGGACAAGGAGGATCGTTGGATTCGCATCTGGATCAAGGAAGGGGATATGATCGTTCTACCTGCCGGAATTTACCACCGCTTCACCCTCGACACCGGCAACTACGTCAAGGTAAACCAGTCGCACCTGCATCTGGCTCTCAGAACCTACAACGTATGTATGTTCGATTAATTTGTTGTTGATGTGTTCAGTTGATGAGGTTGTTCGTGGGTGAGCCGGTGTGGACGGCGTACAATCGTCCCCAAGAACACCACCCCGCCAGGAAGAACTACATCAACAATGTCACACACAAGGTGGGAGTGCCTCTTGAAGCTCACTaggcttattattattattattattatttatgtataaaaCTTTGGAACAATAAGTATCAGTGCTTCATATCTCAATTTTATAGCCATGTATGAGGGACTGCTGTCATCCAAAATGTGTTTTGTACcaataaaatagtttatttCGTGGATTTAATTCAGGGAAAATTACAGAGACACTATCTGAGGTCAGGTTactcataattaaaataattattaattgttataaatgtgtattttatttaaattcattGAGGTCTTTAAACTaaagattaattatttttttcactaaaaattgttttttttttttattttttatgagaaaaaggTTGTtgtttaaaacaaatttgaggtctttttaaaatttttttatgaagtgttttgaGAAACAATTgaatatatagagaatattttgaaaacactGGGATCATACAAAGTGTGATACTTTCATAAAGAATAAGTcaagaaaaacaatttaatatGTTTGAGTTTTCAAATAGATTCTTCTTCCTAAAAATAACTgagaattgtttaattttaaaaattattcttaaaatctcttttaaaaaaatgttgcaACGCAAGCCTGAAGTTTTCTATGAATTTGGTAAACTATAGTTTCAATAGGACTATGAATTTCACAACTACCATTTAAATGTTTGATAAATTGAATTGCTAAATTATTGTAAACATTTGTAATAATCGAAGtgatattaaaatttaagtGGCTTTCTTTATTTCTATGTGTGAAAATAatctataattaaataaaatattatacccTTTAAACCttaattcttaatatttatatttttcataataagtgaatacatttttctattttaattgatttcaaGTAAACATTTACTATCATATGTGATAATAATACTGTGAAACgaatgtttaattaattttggttttaataaTACTAAAACAAAGTTTGAACCGAGTAATTTATCTTATGTGTGTTTAGGTGAGAAGGTTCTTAAAGTGGTAatcataaaatttgagagtGACATTTTTTGAGGAAAATTGTAAGTGTTTATTAGAGGTGAGCAAGTAAAGTGTAAAACTTGAAAGTTTGTATTGGAAGCCGAACCTTCATTCAGTTAGAGCTTGAGAAGAGTGGGTATGGATTTAATTGCATCAAACTTACAAAAATCTTAGGGCTGTTTGGTtcctgtttttaaaaattgttttttgttcttgaaaacaaaaaacacaaaaaacttatttggggaagggggtgtgtttttgttttttgtgttttctgtgttatcaaaaaccattttttttaaaataataaaaatatgttttccttattttttcattgttcgaagaataaattgtttttcgtgttttctctttcttctttttgtattttcttaactgttttttgtgttttcacaaAGGTGAGCTCCACCCAACCACCACACCCTCATTCAcaaaccctttttttctttcttaaattaatatacttacacatgGTGACAAAGTTataatttgtttaatgaaattataactgatgtaaaaatttcaaaatgaaataatttttttttaatttaaataaatcgcgcatatgaaaattatttatatatttataatatcaagttaatggaagaaaacactttactaattaaaaaaaaaagctttcaaacatgttttttgttttacttattt
This region of Vitis vinifera cultivar Pinot Noir 40024 chromosome 5, ASM3070453v1 genomic DNA includes:
- the LOC104879260 gene encoding acireductone dioxygenase 1, with translation MAIEAWFMEENDEDQRLPHHRNPKQFVSLDHLADLGVLYWKLNPKDYENDQELKEIRESRGYNYMDLLDLCPERVENYEEKLKNFYTEHIHGDEEIRYCLEGSGYFDVRDKEDRWIRIWIKEGDMIVLPAGIYHRFTLDTGNYVKLMRLFVGEPVWTAYNRPQEHHPARKNYINNVTHKVGVPLEAH